Within the Streptomyces sp. R41 genome, the region GGCTGATGTCGGGGGTGTTGTCGCCGTTCTTGATGGCCGTACGGACATTGCCGACGGCCTTGTCGAGGTCGTCGACCGCCTTGTTGACGTCGGCGTTGTCGGTCTTGTCGCCGATCTTGTCGAGGTTCTGGTCGATCGAGTTGAGGGACTCGTCGGTCTGCGTCGGGTCGTTCGCCGCGTTCTCGACGGCCTGTTGGAGGTCGGTGACGCTGTCGGCGATGGAGTCGGCGGTCTGGACGCAGTCCAGGGCCTTGTTGACCGCGTCGCAGCCGACGGCCGCCGGCAGGGCGACGAGTGCGGCGACGACGGCGAATGCGGCGGTGCGGCGGCGGTGGCGCGCGGCCATGGAACGGTCCCTCCCCGTGGGCATGATGTGGTCCGACCCCGTGGTGCGGCCGGCTCGACCGGTGATGCGGTCGGTTCGCCCCCGTGACGTGATCGGCGGGGCGCACGGCTGGACCGTACGCCCGTACCCCTAAGAACGCGAAGGGTTAACGCGCGGTTGCCTCGATCGTCGCCTCCAGGGCCGCGCGCTGGATGGCCGCGAGTTCGTCGCAGCCCGCGACCGCCAGGTCCAGCAGGGCGCCCAGCTCCTTGCGGTCGAAGGGCTGCGCCTCCGCCGTGCCCTGGACCTCGACGAAGCGGCCGTCGCCGGTGCAGACGACGTTCATGTCGGTGTCGGCCTTCACGTCCTCCTCGTAGCAGAGGTCGAGGAGGGGGACTCCGCCGACGATGCCCACGGAAACGGCGCTCACCGTTCCCGTCAGCGGCTTGCGGCCCGCCTTCACCAGCTTCTTGCCCTGCGCCCACGTGACGGCGTCGGCGAGCGCCACGTACGCGCCGGTGATGGCCGCCGTACGCGTGCCGCCGTCGGCCTGGAGGACGTCGCAGTCGAGGACGATGGTGTTCTCGCCGAGCGCCTTGTAGTCGATGACGGCGCGCAGGGAACGGCCGATGAGGCGGCTGATCTCGTGCGTACGGCCGCCGATCTTGCCGCGTACGGATTCGCGGTCGCCGCGGGTGTTGGTGGCGCGGGGAAGCATGGAGTACTCGGCGGTGACCCAGCCCTCGCCGCTGCCCTTGCGCCAGCGCGGGACGCCCTCGGTGACGGAGGCGGTGCAGAACACCTTGGTGTCGCCGAAGGAGACGAGGACGGAGCCCTCGGCGTGCTTGCTCCAGCCGCGCTGGATGGTGATGGGGCGCAGCTGTTCGGGGGTGCGGCCGTCGATTCGAGACATGCTGATGAGCCTAGCCGTATACGGGTGAGGGGCTGCCGCCGGTGACGGAAGCAGCCCCTCAGGGGTGAGCCAGGGCTCTAGGAGACCCCGGGTCTCACATCATGTCTTCGATCTCGCCCGCGATCGGGTCCGCGTCGGTGCCGATGACGACCTGGATGGCGGTGCCCATCTTGACGACTCCGTGGGCGCCGGCGGCCTTCAGGGCGGCCTCGTCGACCAGCGAGGGGTCGTTGACCTCGGTGCGCAGGCGGGTGATGCAGCCCTCGACCTCTTCGATGTTGTCGATCCCGCCGAGCCCGGCGACGATCTTCTCAGCCTTGGTGGCCATGTCCCTACTCCCTGATCCGAACCGCTTTGTCGCAGTAACCCACAGTTGGCCCATCTTCGCGAGCGGTCATGTCGTACGTACCGAATGATGGCGATCACGACAGAGCGACCGGTCGTCAACTGGTCTACACCAGTGTGCGGGCAGTCGCCAAACCGGCCCTGCCGGGAGGACACCGATGAGTGCCGACAGCGCTGTCTCACCCGCGCGCGCCCGCTGGAACAACGTGTTCCAGGGCCTGCAGAAGATGGGCCGCAGTCTCCAGCTCCCCATCGCGGTGCTGCCG harbors:
- the rph gene encoding ribonuclease PH; its protein translation is MSRIDGRTPEQLRPITIQRGWSKHAEGSVLVSFGDTKVFCTASVTEGVPRWRKGSGEGWVTAEYSMLPRATNTRGDRESVRGKIGGRTHEISRLIGRSLRAVIDYKALGENTIVLDCDVLQADGGTRTAAITGAYVALADAVTWAQGKKLVKAGRKPLTGTVSAVSVGIVGGVPLLDLCYEEDVKADTDMNVVCTGDGRFVEVQGTAEAQPFDRKELGALLDLAVAGCDELAAIQRAALEATIEATAR
- a CDS encoding PTS glucose/sucrose transporter subunit IIB, producing the protein MATKAEKIVAGLGGIDNIEEVEGCITRLRTEVNDPSLVDEAALKAAGAHGVVKMGTAIQVVIGTDADPIAGEIEDMM